One window from the genome of Pantoea cypripedii encodes:
- the polB gene encoding DNA polymerase II — protein MTDPRAGFLLSRHWRDTPTGSEVVLWLATDLGAQRVVLPAQESVAFVPSEFQPQVEALLRDERNTRLQSLTLKDFRRRPVLGLYCRSYRQLQNLEKRLRENGIPVYEADIRPPERYLMERFITAPVWFSGDVRGDSVVNTRLKPHPDYRPQLSWVSLDIETTEHGELYCIGLEGCGQRQVFMLGPPNGDASQLDFELIYVESRPKLLEQLNAWFARHEPDVIIGWNLVQFDLRVLQKHADRYGIPLRLGRQQQALEWREHGFKPGVFFAQATGRLIIDGIEALKSAFWDFPSFSLEAVSRELLGEGKAIDNPWQRMEEINWRFAHDKPALARYNLKDCELVTRIFQHTAIMPFLLERATVNGLAVDRHGGSVAAFGHLYIPRMHRAGFVAPNLGEVTPEASPGGYVMDSRPGLYDSVLVLDYKSLYPSIIRTFLIDPVGLVEGLAHPDDADSVPGFRGARFSRHTHCLPAIVEQIWQGREQAKRQHNKPLSQALKIIMNAFYGVLGTSACRFFDPRLASSITLRGHAIMQQTRELIEAEGYDVIYGDTDSTFVWLKGAHSEEQAAAIGRQLADHVNGWWKNHLQQTYALDSALELEYENHFSRFLMPTIRGAEQGSKKRYAGLIRSAGTERLVFKGLESVRTDWTPLAQQFQQTLYGRIFRGEPWQDYIRDTVAQLLAGELDDLLVYKKRLRRPLKDYERNVPPHVRAARQADEVNRKLGRPLQYQNGGSIRYVIATAGPEPLEARSTPLDYDHYVSKQLQPVAEGILPFVGDDFATLITGQLGLF, from the coding sequence GTGACCGATCCACGCGCAGGTTTTCTGCTTTCCCGACACTGGCGAGACACCCCCACTGGCAGCGAAGTGGTGCTATGGCTGGCTACCGACCTTGGCGCACAGCGCGTGGTTCTGCCCGCTCAGGAGTCGGTCGCCTTTGTGCCGAGCGAGTTTCAACCCCAGGTTGAAGCGCTACTGCGTGATGAGCGCAATACCCGCCTGCAATCCCTGACGCTGAAAGATTTCCGTCGCCGTCCGGTGCTGGGCCTCTATTGTCGCAGCTACCGCCAGTTGCAGAATCTGGAGAAACGCCTGCGGGAAAACGGCATCCCGGTCTATGAGGCCGATATTCGCCCGCCGGAGCGCTACCTGATGGAGCGCTTTATCACCGCGCCGGTCTGGTTCAGCGGTGATGTGCGTGGCGACAGCGTGGTGAATACGCGCCTGAAACCCCATCCCGACTATCGACCGCAGCTTTCCTGGGTGTCGCTGGATATTGAAACCACCGAGCATGGCGAGCTGTACTGCATCGGGTTAGAGGGCTGCGGCCAGCGTCAGGTGTTTATGCTCGGCCCGCCGAACGGGGATGCCAGCCAGCTTGATTTTGAACTGATTTATGTCGAAAGCCGCCCGAAGCTGCTGGAGCAGCTGAACGCCTGGTTTGCCCGCCATGAGCCGGATGTGATCATTGGCTGGAACCTGGTGCAGTTCGATCTGCGCGTGCTGCAAAAGCATGCCGATCGCTACGGCATCCCGTTACGTCTGGGCCGCCAGCAACAGGCGCTGGAGTGGCGCGAGCACGGTTTCAAACCGGGCGTGTTCTTTGCCCAGGCGACAGGCCGCCTGATTATTGATGGTATCGAGGCGTTAAAATCGGCCTTCTGGGATTTCCCTTCTTTCAGCCTCGAAGCGGTATCGCGTGAGTTACTCGGTGAGGGCAAAGCCATCGACAACCCATGGCAGCGCATGGAGGAGATCAACTGGCGCTTCGCCCATGATAAACCGGCGCTGGCACGCTATAACCTGAAAGATTGCGAGCTGGTGACGCGTATTTTCCAGCATACCGCCATCATGCCGTTTCTGCTGGAGCGCGCCACCGTTAACGGGCTGGCGGTGGATCGCCACGGCGGCTCGGTGGCGGCTTTCGGCCATCTGTATATTCCACGTATGCATCGCGCCGGGTTCGTTGCGCCCAATCTCGGTGAAGTCACCCCTGAAGCCAGCCCCGGCGGCTATGTGATGGACTCTCGCCCCGGTCTGTATGATTCGGTGCTGGTGCTGGATTACAAAAGCCTCTATCCGTCGATTATCCGTACCTTCCTGATCGATCCGGTTGGGCTGGTGGAAGGCCTGGCGCACCCCGATGATGCCGATTCAGTGCCCGGCTTTCGCGGCGCACGCTTTTCCCGTCACACCCACTGTCTGCCAGCGATTGTGGAACAGATCTGGCAGGGACGTGAGCAGGCCAAGCGTCAGCACAATAAGCCGCTGTCGCAGGCGCTGAAAATTATCATGAACGCTTTTTATGGCGTGCTGGGCACCAGCGCCTGTCGCTTTTTCGATCCGCGTCTTGCGTCATCCATCACCCTGCGCGGCCACGCCATTATGCAGCAAACGCGCGAGCTGATTGAGGCCGAGGGCTATGACGTGATTTATGGCGATACCGATTCCACCTTTGTCTGGCTGAAAGGCGCGCACAGCGAGGAGCAGGCCGCCGCGATTGGTCGTCAGCTGGCCGATCACGTCAATGGCTGGTGGAAGAACCATTTGCAGCAGACCTACGCTCTCGACAGCGCACTGGAGCTGGAGTACGAAAACCATTTCAGCCGTTTCCTAATGCCCACCATTCGCGGTGCCGAGCAGGGCAGCAAAAAACGTTATGCCGGATTGATTCGTTCTGCAGGGACGGAACGGCTGGTGTTTAAAGGGCTGGAATCGGTGCGGACCGACTGGACCCCGCTGGCGCAACAGTTCCAGCAAACGCTGTATGGCCGCATTTTTCGCGGCGAGCCCTGGCAGGATTATATTCGCGACACCGTGGCGCAGTTGCTGGCGGGTGAACTCGATGATTTGCTGGTCTATAAAAAACGTCTGCGCCGCCCGTTAAAAGATTATGAACGTAACGTGCCACCACACGTGCGCGCCGCCCGGCAGGCCGATGAGGTTAATCGCAAGTTAGGCCGTCCGTTGCAGTATCAAAATGGTGGCTCCATCCGCTATGTCATCGCCACCGCAGGCCCGGAGCCACTGGAGGCGCGCAGCACGCCGCTCGACTATGATCACTATGTGTCAAAGCAGCTACAACCGGTGGCTGAAGGCATTTTACCCTTCGTCGGCGATGATTTTGCTACACTGATTACCGGGCAGTTGGGGCTTTTTTGA
- the thiQ gene encoding thiamine ABC transporter ATP-binding protein ThiQ → MLTLNNLTYLYQHLPMRFQFSAQPGERLAILGPSGAGKSTLLSLIGGFLPVSSGTLLLKGEDHTHSVPAARPVSMLFQENNLFPHLTVQQNLGLGLHPGLKLSNDQKQQVSDIAAQTGLGEMLDRLPGQLSGGQRQRVALARCLLRNQPILLLDEPFSALDPALRNEMLQLVRSVCEARNITLLMVSHSLEDAQQIAPRSLVVVDGRVYWDGSTADLLNGSSPAAAILGVAQP, encoded by the coding sequence ATGCTGACACTGAATAACCTCACTTACCTGTACCAGCATTTGCCGATGCGCTTTCAGTTCAGCGCGCAGCCTGGTGAACGGCTGGCAATCCTCGGCCCCAGCGGAGCCGGGAAAAGTACCCTGCTCAGCCTGATTGGCGGGTTTCTGCCTGTCAGCAGCGGCACCCTGCTGCTGAAGGGTGAGGATCATACCCATAGCGTGCCTGCCGCGCGTCCGGTATCGATGCTGTTTCAGGAGAACAACCTGTTTCCGCATCTGACCGTGCAACAAAATCTCGGGCTGGGCCTGCATCCCGGCCTGAAACTCAGCAACGACCAAAAGCAGCAGGTGAGCGACATCGCCGCGCAAACCGGACTCGGCGAGATGCTCGACCGTCTGCCGGGGCAACTCTCTGGCGGCCAGCGGCAACGCGTGGCGCTGGCGCGCTGTCTGCTGCGTAATCAGCCGATTTTGTTGCTGGATGAACCCTTCTCGGCGCTGGATCCGGCGCTGCGCAATGAGATGCTGCAACTGGTACGCAGCGTGTGTGAAGCACGCAATATCACGCTGCTGATGGTGTCGCATAGCCTGGAAGATGCGCAGCAAATTGCGCCGCGTAGTCTGGTGGTGGTCGATGGGCGGGTGTACTGGGATGGCAGCACCGCAGACCTGCTTAACGGCAGCAGTCCGGCGGCGGCCATCCTCGGCGTAGCACAACCTTAG
- a CDS encoding DedA family protein, whose protein sequence is MEAWVQHLFTQSLEWALFAVALVTFLESLAFVGLLLPGTVLMASLGALVGSGQIGLYPAWAAGLVGCLIGDWVSYGIGWKFQGPLHRWKYLQKYRGLLDKTEHALHQHSMFTILVGRFVGPTRPLIPLAAGMLELPVRKFLPPNIIGCILWPPAYLMPGILAGVAIDVPKASQGGHFTWLLLLVALLVWLGFWLCWRWWRSGKSVDWATKYLPVARLRWLAPLAALIGLAAFIAIQFHPMMPIFRHLLWKVFFT, encoded by the coding sequence ATGGAAGCCTGGGTACAACATCTCTTTACGCAATCTCTGGAATGGGCGCTGTTTGCTGTGGCGCTGGTGACCTTTCTGGAGTCACTGGCCTTCGTAGGATTGTTACTGCCGGGCACGGTTTTAATGGCAAGTCTGGGCGCGCTGGTAGGGAGCGGCCAGATTGGTCTCTATCCCGCCTGGGCCGCTGGTCTGGTCGGTTGTCTGATCGGTGACTGGGTTTCCTATGGCATTGGCTGGAAATTTCAGGGGCCGCTGCATCGCTGGAAATATCTGCAAAAATACCGTGGGCTGCTGGATAAAACCGAGCACGCGCTGCATCAGCACAGCATGTTTACCATCCTGGTAGGCCGCTTTGTCGGGCCGACGCGTCCGCTGATCCCGCTGGCGGCGGGGATGCTGGAGCTGCCGGTGCGCAAGTTTCTGCCGCCCAATATTATCGGCTGCATCCTGTGGCCGCCCGCCTACCTGATGCCGGGTATTCTGGCCGGGGTGGCGATTGATGTACCTAAAGCGAGCCAGGGCGGTCACTTTACCTGGCTGTTATTGCTGGTGGCGCTGCTGGTGTGGCTGGGCTTCTGGCTGTGCTGGCGTTGGTGGCGCAGCGGTAAATCTGTCGACTGGGCCACGAAGTATCTGCCTGTGGCGCGCCTGCGCTGGCTGGCACCGCTCGCCGCGCTGATCGGGCTGGCGGCGTTTATCGCGATTCAGTTCCATCCGATGATGCCCATCTTCCGCCATCTGCTGTGGAAGGTGTTCTTCACCTAA
- the djlA gene encoding co-chaperone DjlA translates to MRYWGKVIGLALGLLSGLGFWGIVLGLVIGHMFDKVRSVQGQGYFANNQTRQTLFFSTTFQVMGHLTKSKGRVTEADIQIASLLMDRMQLHGDARTAAQRAFREGKQGDYPLRNKLRELRSACFGRFDLIRMFLEIQIQAAFADGSLHPNERQVLYVIAEELGISRMQFDQFLRMMEGGQQFGGGGSSYSGGGFQQAKRGPTLEDACSVLGVKSSDDSTTIKRAYRKLMAEHHPDKLVAKGLPPEMMEMAKQKAQEIQAAYDLIRKEKGFK, encoded by the coding sequence ATGCGCTACTGGGGAAAAGTAATTGGTCTGGCTCTGGGCTTGCTATCCGGACTGGGCTTTTGGGGCATCGTACTGGGTCTCGTCATTGGCCATATGTTTGATAAAGTGCGCAGCGTGCAGGGACAAGGCTATTTCGCCAACAACCAGACCCGCCAGACACTGTTTTTTAGCACCACTTTTCAGGTGATGGGCCATTTGACCAAGTCAAAAGGGCGCGTCACTGAAGCGGATATCCAGATTGCATCTTTACTGATGGACCGGATGCAGCTGCATGGCGATGCGCGTACTGCCGCGCAGCGTGCTTTCCGTGAAGGGAAGCAGGGTGACTATCCGTTGCGTAATAAATTACGTGAACTGCGCAGCGCCTGTTTTGGTCGTTTTGATCTGATTCGGATGTTTCTGGAAATTCAGATCCAGGCGGCATTTGCCGATGGCTCACTCCACCCGAATGAACGGCAGGTGTTGTATGTGATTGCCGAGGAACTGGGCATCTCGCGGATGCAGTTTGATCAGTTCCTGCGCATGATGGAAGGCGGCCAGCAGTTTGGCGGTGGCGGTTCTTCTTACAGCGGTGGGGGATTCCAGCAGGCCAAACGCGGGCCGACGCTGGAAGATGCCTGTAGCGTGCTGGGCGTGAAAAGCAGTGACGACAGCACCACCATCAAACGTGCTTACCGCAAGCTGATGGCGGAACATCACCCGGATAAGCTGGTGGCGAAAGGGCTGCCGCCGGAGATGATGGAGATGGCGAAGCAGAAAGCGCAGGAGATTCAGGCGGCTTACGATCTGATTCGTAAGGAAAAAGGATTTAAATAA
- the rluA gene encoding bifunctional tRNA pseudouridine(32) synthase/23S rRNA pseudouridine(746) synthase RluA: protein MLMEPYNPPLEPWLHILYQDDHIMVVNKPSGLLSVPGRLDEHKDSVMTRIQRDYPQAESVHRLDMATSGVIVVALNKAAERELKRQFREREPAKQYVARVWGHPAQEKGLIDLPLICDWPNRPKQKVCFETGKPAQTEYQVLAYDADNSARVVLKPITGRSHQLRVHLLALGHPILGDRFYAPPEALAMAPRLLLHAESLTITHPAFGNSMTFRQPADF from the coding sequence CTGCTGATGGAACCTTATAACCCCCCGCTCGAACCCTGGCTGCATATCCTGTATCAGGACGACCACATTATGGTGGTCAACAAGCCGAGTGGTTTGCTGTCAGTGCCGGGCCGCCTCGATGAGCACAAAGACAGCGTGATGACGCGTATTCAGCGCGATTATCCACAGGCTGAATCGGTGCATCGTCTGGACATGGCCACCAGCGGCGTGATCGTGGTGGCGCTGAACAAAGCGGCGGAACGTGAGCTAAAGCGCCAGTTTCGTGAGCGCGAACCCGCCAAACAATATGTCGCACGCGTCTGGGGCCACCCGGCGCAGGAAAAGGGGTTGATCGATCTGCCGCTGATTTGCGACTGGCCGAATCGGCCAAAGCAGAAGGTGTGTTTCGAGACAGGTAAACCGGCCCAGACGGAATATCAGGTACTGGCGTATGACGCGGATAACAGCGCGCGCGTGGTGCTGAAGCCGATCACCGGACGCTCGCACCAGCTACGCGTGCATTTGCTGGCGCTGGGGCATCCGATTCTCGGTGACCGCTTCTATGCGCCACCAGAAGCGCTGGCGATGGCTCCGCGCCTGCTGCTGCATGCCGAGTCACTGACCATTACCCATCCGGCGTTTGGCAACAGCATGACGTTTCGGCAACCGGCGGATTTCTGA
- the rapA gene encoding RNA polymerase-associated protein RapA translates to MVFTLGQRWISDTESELGLGTVVALDTRMVTLMFPATGENRLYARNDSPVTRVIFNPGDTVTSHEGWQMQVDEVRNENDLITYIGTRLDTEEANVVMREVMLDSKLVFSKPQDRLFAGQLDRMDRFALRFRARKYQSEQYNLPISGLRGMRTNLIPHQLHIAHDVGRRHAPRVLLADEVGLGKTIEAGMIIQQQLLAGRAERVLIVVPETLQHQWLVEMLRRFNLRFALFDDGRYTEAQHDSDNPFDTEQLIICSLDFVRRNKQRLEQLADAAWDLLVVDEAHHLAWSEDAPSREYQVIEQLAEQTPGVLLLTATPEQLGLESHFARLRLLDPNRFHDFSQFVAEQQHYRPVADAVSTLLADKSISKDEMNLINDLVGEQDIEPLLQVANSDREGKEDARKELISMLMDRHGTSRVLFRNTRNGVKGFPKRELHQIRLPLPAQYQTAIKVSGIMGARKSAEERARDMLYPEQIYQEFEGDTGTWWNFDPRVEWLMGYLTSNRKEKVLVICAKAATALQLEQVLREREGIRAAVFHEGLSIIERDRAAAWFASEEDGAQVLLCSEIGSEGRNFQFASRLVMFDLPFNPDLLEQRIGRLDRIGQAHDIQILVPWLEKTAQAVLLRWYHEGLDAFEHTCPTGRTIYDSVYNQLIEYLAAPENPQGLDEFIAECRKQHDQLKTQLEQGRDRLLEQNSNGGEAAQALADAIAEQDNDTGLVNFALNLFDIVGINQEDRSDNLIVLTPSDHMLVPDFPGLPEDGCTVTFNRNQALSREDTQFITWEHPLIRNGLDLILSGDTGSCALSLLKNKALPVGTLLVEMIYVVEAQAPKHLQLTRFLPPTPVRLLMDRSGNNLATRVEFESFNRQLNAVNRHTGSKLVNAVQQDVHQILTLAESAVVPEAQAVIAAAKVEADEKLSAELSRLEALRAVNPNIRDDEVEALESNRRQVLASLGEAGWRLDALRLIVVTHQ, encoded by the coding sequence ATGGTTTTTACACTGGGTCAACGCTGGATAAGTGATACGGAAAGTGAACTGGGACTGGGCACGGTAGTTGCGCTGGATACGCGCATGGTCACTCTGATGTTTCCGGCAACCGGCGAAAACCGCCTTTATGCCCGTAACGATTCTCCTGTTACCCGCGTTATCTTCAATCCGGGTGATACCGTCACCAGCCACGAAGGCTGGCAGATGCAGGTTGACGAAGTTCGCAACGAAAACGATTTAATCACCTATATCGGCACCCGCCTCGATACTGAAGAAGCTAACGTGGTGATGCGTGAAGTGATGCTCGACAGCAAACTGGTGTTCAGCAAGCCGCAGGACCGCCTGTTCGCCGGCCAGCTCGACCGTATGGACCGCTTTGCGCTGCGCTTCCGCGCCCGTAAATATCAGAGCGAGCAGTACAACCTGCCCATCAGCGGCCTGCGCGGCATGCGCACTAACCTGATTCCGCATCAGCTGCATATTGCACACGATGTCGGCCGTCGTCACGCGCCACGCGTACTGCTGGCCGATGAAGTGGGTCTGGGTAAAACCATTGAAGCCGGGATGATCATCCAGCAACAATTGCTGGCAGGTCGGGCTGAGCGCGTGCTGATTGTGGTGCCGGAAACCCTGCAACATCAGTGGCTGGTGGAAATGCTGCGTCGCTTCAACCTGCGCTTTGCGCTGTTTGATGACGGTCGCTATACCGAAGCCCAGCACGACAGCGATAACCCGTTCGATACCGAACAACTGATCATCTGCTCCCTCGATTTTGTGCGCCGTAACAAGCAGCGTCTGGAACAGCTGGCCGATGCCGCCTGGGATTTGCTGGTGGTGGATGAAGCGCACCATCTGGCGTGGAGCGAAGACGCACCGAGCCGCGAATATCAGGTGATTGAACAACTGGCGGAACAAACCCCAGGCGTACTGCTGCTGACCGCCACGCCGGAGCAGCTCGGCCTGGAAAGTCACTTTGCCCGTCTGCGCCTGCTCGATCCTAATCGCTTCCACGATTTCAGCCAGTTTGTCGCTGAGCAGCAGCACTATCGCCCGGTGGCGGATGCGGTCAGCACGCTGCTGGCCGACAAATCGATCTCCAAAGATGAGATGAACCTGATTAACGATCTGGTCGGTGAGCAGGATATCGAACCGTTGTTGCAGGTCGCGAACAGCGACCGTGAAGGCAAAGAAGACGCGCGTAAAGAGCTGATTTCGATGCTGATGGATCGTCATGGCACCAGCCGCGTGTTGTTCCGCAACACCCGTAATGGTGTCAAAGGGTTCCCGAAACGCGAACTGCACCAGATCCGTCTGCCACTGCCTGCGCAGTACCAGACAGCAATTAAAGTCTCCGGCATCATGGGCGCACGCAAAAGCGCGGAAGAACGCGCGCGTGACATGCTTTATCCGGAGCAAATTTACCAGGAATTTGAAGGTGATACCGGCACCTGGTGGAACTTCGATCCGCGCGTCGAGTGGCTGATGGGCTACCTCACCAGCAATCGCAAAGAGAAAGTGCTGGTGATTTGCGCCAAAGCGGCCACGGCGCTGCAACTGGAGCAGGTACTGCGCGAACGCGAAGGTATTCGTGCCGCGGTATTCCATGAAGGTCTGTCGATCATTGAACGCGACCGTGCTGCTGCCTGGTTTGCCTCGGAAGAAGATGGCGCGCAGGTGCTGCTGTGCTCGGAAATCGGTTCTGAAGGCCGCAACTTCCAGTTTGCCAGCCGTCTGGTGATGTTTGACCTGCCGTTCAACCCGGACCTGCTGGAGCAGCGTATTGGCCGCCTCGACCGTATCGGCCAGGCGCACGATATCCAGATTCTGGTGCCGTGGCTGGAAAAAACCGCCCAGGCGGTGCTGTTGCGCTGGTATCACGAAGGTCTGGATGCGTTTGAACACACCTGCCCTACCGGCCGCACCATCTACGACAGCGTTTACAACCAGCTGATTGAATACCTGGCTGCACCGGAAAACCCGCAGGGGCTGGATGAGTTTATCGCTGAGTGTCGCAAGCAGCATGACCAGCTGAAAACCCAGCTGGAACAGGGACGCGACCGCCTGCTGGAGCAAAACTCCAACGGGGGGGAGGCCGCCCAGGCGCTGGCCGACGCGATTGCCGAGCAGGATAACGATACCGGTCTGGTCAATTTTGCCCTTAACCTGTTCGATATCGTCGGTATCAATCAGGAAGATCGTAGCGATAACCTGATCGTGCTGACGCCGTCCGATCATATGCTGGTGCCGGATTTCCCTGGCCTGCCGGAGGATGGCTGCACCGTCACCTTCAACCGTAACCAGGCGCTCTCGCGCGAAGATACCCAGTTCATTACCTGGGAGCATCCGTTGATCCGCAACGGTCTGGATTTGATCCTTTCCGGCGATACCGGCAGCTGTGCGCTGTCGTTGCTGAAAAACAAAGCGTTGCCGGTCGGCACCCTGCTGGTTGAGATGATTTACGTGGTGGAAGCCCAGGCACCGAAACATCTGCAACTGACCCGCTTCCTGCCGCCCACGCCGGTTCGTCTGCTGATGGACCGTAGCGGCAACAATCTGGCGACCAGGGTGGAGTTCGAAAGCTTTAACCGCCAGCTGAACGCGGTGAATCGTCATACCGGCAGCAAACTGGTTAACGCCGTCCAGCAGGATGTGCATCAGATTCTGACGCTGGCCGAAAGCGCCGTGGTGCCGGAAGCCCAGGCAGTCATCGCCGCAGCAAAAGTGGAAGCCGATGAGAAGCTCAGTGCGGAGCTGTCACGTCTCGAAGCACTGCGTGCCGTCAACCCTAACATCCGTGATGATGAGGTTGAGGCACTGGAAAGCAACCGTCGCCAGGTGCTGGCAAGCCTCGGTGAAGCGGGCTGGCGTCTTGATGCGTTACGTCTGATTGTGGTGACGCACCAATAA
- the lptD gene encoding LPS assembly protein LptD produces MKKRIPTVLATMIGAALYSQYSLADDLMSQCMLGVPSFNRPLVNGDTNSLPVTIHSDTSKGNYPNDAVFTGNVDVQQGNSRLNADEVQLHQRQPEGQTTPVRTVDALGNVHYDDNQVILKGPKAWSNLNTKDTNVWNGTYQMVGRQGRGDADQMKLRGDNRYTILENGSFTSCLPGSNSWSVVGSEVIQDRQEEVAEIWNARFKLGNVPVFYSPYMQLPIGDRRRSGFLIPNAKYSSTNGFEFMLPYYWNIAPQADATITPHYMSKRGMQLQNEFRYLTQFGGGLMELDYLPSDKQYDNDKAVRGISQDASSDRWLFYWRHAGVYDQHWRFNADYTKVSDPYYFTDLTSKYYSSTDGYATQKFSVGYADTNWDATLSTKDFQVFGSTSTSNVYRAMPQLDLNYYQNDIGPFDGHIYAQAVKFTNVNSRMPEATRLHFEPTLDLPLSNGWASLDTEAKLLATHYQQDGIDYYNNSLAQDSTVSGQLKDSVNRTLPQFKVDGRLVFDRDMDWAEGYTQTLEPRVQYLYIPYRDQSNIYPYDSTLLQTDYTGLFRDRTYSGLDRIASANQVATGVTTRIYDNDLVERFNVSVGQIYSFTPSRTGVNQTDAEDDTGSLIWAGDTYWKVSDRWAVRGGLQYDTRLDNVAQGNAVLEYRQDADRMVQLSYRYSSPEYVAQALNDSSLLTNPIYKNGISQVGATASWPIADAWSLVGAYYYDTRNSKPADQLLGLQYSSCCYAIRLGYERKINGWENNESKYDNQISFNIELRGLSSDYGLGTHQMLRQGIIPYQQGF; encoded by the coding sequence ATGAAAAAACGTATACCTACCGTGCTGGCTACCATGATTGGTGCAGCGTTATACAGTCAGTATTCACTGGCCGACGACTTAATGTCGCAGTGTATGCTGGGCGTGCCGAGCTTTAACCGCCCGCTGGTTAATGGCGACACGAACTCGCTGCCCGTCACGATTCATTCTGACACGTCTAAAGGGAACTATCCCAACGACGCGGTGTTTACCGGCAATGTCGATGTACAGCAGGGTAACAGCCGCCTGAATGCCGACGAAGTGCAGCTGCATCAGCGCCAGCCGGAAGGGCAAACCACCCCGGTGCGTACTGTCGATGCGTTGGGTAATGTGCACTACGATGACAATCAGGTCATCCTGAAAGGTCCGAAAGCCTGGTCGAATCTGAATACCAAAGACACCAACGTCTGGAACGGTACCTATCAAATGGTGGGCCGTCAGGGGCGTGGTGATGCTGACCAGATGAAACTGCGTGGCGACAATCGTTATACCATCCTCGAAAACGGCAGCTTTACCTCGTGCCTGCCTGGCTCCAATAGCTGGAGTGTCGTCGGTTCTGAAGTGATTCAGGACCGCCAGGAAGAAGTGGCCGAGATCTGGAACGCGCGCTTCAAACTGGGCAATGTGCCGGTGTTCTACAGCCCGTATATGCAGCTGCCGATTGGCGATCGCCGCCGTTCCGGTTTCCTGATCCCTAACGCAAAATACAGCAGCACCAATGGCTTCGAGTTCATGCTGCCGTATTACTGGAACATTGCGCCGCAGGCCGATGCCACCATTACGCCGCACTACATGAGCAAGCGCGGCATGCAGTTGCAGAACGAATTCCGTTATCTGACTCAGTTCGGTGGCGGTTTGATGGAACTGGATTATCTGCCATCAGATAAACAGTACGATAACGATAAAGCGGTGCGCGGTATTTCGCAGGATGCCAGCTCCGATCGTTGGTTGTTCTACTGGCGTCACGCCGGTGTTTACGATCAACACTGGCGCTTCAATGCCGACTACACCAAAGTGAGCGATCCGTACTACTTCACCGATCTCACCTCGAAGTACTACAGCTCCACCGATGGCTACGCGACGCAGAAATTCAGCGTGGGCTATGCGGACACCAACTGGGACGCGACGCTCTCTACTAAAGACTTCCAGGTCTTTGGCAGCACCAGCACCAGCAACGTTTACCGTGCGATGCCGCAGCTCGATCTGAATTACTACCAGAACGATATCGGGCCATTTGATGGACATATTTATGCGCAGGCGGTGAAATTCACTAACGTGAATAGCCGCATGCCAGAAGCGACGCGTTTGCATTTCGAACCGACGCTGGATCTGCCGTTGTCGAATGGCTGGGCCAGCCTCGATACCGAAGCCAAGCTCCTCGCGACGCATTACCAGCAGGACGGCATCGATTATTACAACAATTCACTGGCACAGGACAGCACCGTCAGTGGTCAGTTGAAAGACTCGGTTAACCGCACGCTGCCACAGTTTAAAGTCGATGGTCGCCTGGTGTTTGACCGTGATATGGACTGGGCTGAGGGCTACACCCAGACGCTGGAACCGCGCGTACAGTACCTTTACATTCCGTACCGCGACCAAAGCAATATCTACCCGTATGACTCAACGCTGCTGCAAACCGACTACACCGGTCTGTTCCGCGATCGCACCTACAGTGGCCTCGATCGCATCGCTTCAGCCAATCAGGTGGCAACCGGTGTCACCACCCGAATTTATGATAACGATCTGGTTGAACGTTTTAACGTTTCTGTTGGTCAAATCTACTCGTTTACCCCATCGCGGACTGGTGTTAACCAGACCGACGCTGAAGATGACACCGGCAGCCTGATCTGGGCCGGTGACACTTACTGGAAAGTAAGCGATCGCTGGGCCGTGCGTGGCGGGCTGCAATACGATACCCGCCTTGATAACGTGGCGCAGGGCAATGCGGTGCTGGAGTATCGTCAGGACGCCGATCGTATGGTGCAGCTGAGCTACCGCTACAGCAGCCCGGAATACGTGGCACAGGCGCTGAATGATTCAAGCCTGCTGACTAACCCGATCTATAAAAACGGGATCTCGCAGGTGGGTGCCACTGCCAGCTGGCCGATTGCCGATGCCTGGTCGCTGGTGGGTGCATATTACTACGACACCCGCAACAGCAAGCCAGCGGATCAGCTGCTGGGCCTGCAATATAGCTCCTGCTGCTACGCGATCCGTCTTGGCTACGAGCGCAAAATCAACGGTTGGGAAAACAACGAAAGTAAGTATGACAACCAAATCTCATTCAACATTGAGCTACGTGGCCTTAGCTCCGACTATGGCTTAGGCACCCATCAAATGCTGCGTCAGGGCATTATCCCTTACCAGCAGGGTTTCTGA